The sequence CACCTTCGGCTCCCGCGCCGAGGACGCCTTCTATGTCACCGATACCGAGGGCCAGCCCGTCACCGATCCCGAACGGCAGCAGGCGCTGCGCGCCGCGCTGGTGGCGGCGCTGGAGGGGAACGACTGAGCATGCGCCACGTGCCGGCAGGGTCCACCCGCAGGCAGCCGGTCAGCCATGATCCGGGGCTGCTCAAGTCGGTCTGGCTCGGCGCCGGCGAGGTCGCCGGCCTGACCCAGCTCGCGCGCACCCGGCTGCCGGCCGGCACCGTCACCCGCGCCCATGCCCACACCGACATGACCGAGCTGTTCATTCTGCTGGAGGGCCGGCTGCAGGCCTGCATCGACGGCCGCGAACTGACGCTGGCAGCCGGCGACTGTCTGGTGGTCGCGCCCGGCGAAAGCCACCGCCTGCACAACCCGGGACCGGGCGAGGCCGATCTGATCCATTTTGGTCTGGCCCCGTCCACGCCCGGCACACGGGCCGACCCTGGACTATAGTTGGGGTATGGCGCCGCCCCCGCGGCGCAACACCACGGCGACCCGGCCCGGCCGGCTCCGCCCCACGCCTTTCAGGAGGTTGCCCATGAACACAAGCTGGACCTCAACCACCGAACGCCCCGCCATGCGCGATCCCGGCGACCCGCTCGCCGCCCTCGACCCCTGGAGCGAGGACCTCGCCCGCGAACGGGCCCATGCCCTGGGCATCGAACTCACCGAGACGCACCTGCACATCCTGCATGCCCTGCGCGAGAACTTTCGCGCCCACCCGGATGCCCATGCCCGGGAAGTGCTGGAGTGCATGGAATGCATCGCCGCGCCGGACGGCAACAAGCGCCATCTGTACGCCCTGTTCCCCGGTGGCCCGGTGCGCCAGGCCTGCGAACTCGCCGGCCTGCCGGTCCCGCCGGGCGCCAGCGACCCCTCCTTCGGCAACGTCATGTAGGGGCTGAAACGGAACGGCCCGCCGGGAGGCGGGCCGTTCGGGTTTTGGCGTCGGTGGCCTGTGCGGCTAGCCCGCATATTGCACCAGGGGCTGCGGATGATGGCGGATTTGCAGCCGGGCTCGGGGAGAGCTGGAACGAAAGCCGTAGCCGTCGCTACGGCTTGAGTGAAGCACCCCCGAGGCCGAGCGAAAATCCGCCAGGGCCGCAGCAGGAAGCGGGCGGGCACAAATCGTACTCCGGGCCATGGGCAAAAAATCCGGTTCATTACGTACCAGGACAACAAGTTGGCTCCCGCCCGCTTCCGACCTGGTGCAATATGCGGGCTAGAACAGTACGCGGATCTGCAGGTTGGTCCGATTCGCCGGATAGGTCGCACCACCGCAGTTGGCGCAGAATACCGAGCCCGTGTTGGCCACGCCGTCGTCGATGTCCTCGTCGAGCCGTTGCGCTGCCTCGGTGCTCAGGTTCTGGACGATCAGCCAGATACCGCTGCGACCGCCATTGCTGCCGGAGTAGATACCGCTGTAGGGTCCCCCATAGGGATGGTTGGGGTTGGCATCGCCACCGGTGTCGGTGGGATCGCCGGGAATCAGGCCGGCATAACGCAGATGCTGCCAGACCATGCAGGATTCGTCACCTGCCGCATTGCAATATCCCCCGTTGATGGTGCCGCCACCGTTGCCATTGGGTGCCGCGGCGTCGAGCTTGACGCTGGCCTGATCGAAGTCGCCTGGCAGCGCCCGATAACGATCCTGGAAGCTGTAGAAGGCCGCGGCGTAGGACTGGACCTCACTGCGCAGGCTCTTGTACTTGGCATTGGCGATCATCTCCTGGCCCTTGAGCACCCCGCCCAACAGGAGTCCGATGATGACCAGCACGATGGCGATTTCCACCAGGGTGAATCCGGATTGACGATGTTTCATGAGCTTGCTCCTGCTTGAACCCTTGGTCTTGCCCGCTGTCCCGCATGGCGGGGCTACCCCCTTAGCGGCCAGGCCCGATCAGACCTTGAATCTGCTGGCCGTTTACCTTTCAAGCCATTGTTTTATAAACCTTCTCAGGGCAGCTGCCCGCCCGCCACCATGCGGCTGAACAGGGTCGTGGCCGGCACCCAGACCACCAGGTCGTCGAACGCGGGCTGATAGTCGCTGGCGACGAAGCAGCGGTCGCTGTCGCGGTTTTCCTGCTCCAGGGCGCCGGCGTTGCGTGTCTTGCCGTCCGAACGCACCAGTGCCGGGACATTGTCCCCGTACAGGGTGCCGCCGCAGTTGGCGGCATCGGTCGCCTGGATGCGGCCGTTGCCGCTGCCGGCGGTGGCCAGGGTGAAGGTGGTGGTGAAGGCCCCGTTCACGGCGTAGCGCCAGGGGTTGCCCCAGGCATCGGTGGCGCTCACACCCAGGCTGGCATGCGGCAGCGCGCCGACCCGCATCCGGTTCGCGGCCGAGGGACAGGCGTCGTTGTCCAGTCCGTCGCCATTGCTGTCCGGACAGGGCAGGCGCCTGTTGATCAGGGCGTAGCCGATCAGGGCCTCGCGGATGGTCTCCAGCGTCGCCTGCGTTTCCTCGCGGCGTTCGCGCTCCATCTGGCTGGCGAGCGGCATCAGCATGCCACCCAGCAGCAGGCCGATGATGACCAGCACCACCGCCAGTTCCACCAGCGAAAAGCCCCGCTGCATGTCTCTCATGGTGGCAGACCTCCCGGCGTTGCCCGGTCGATGCGGGCAATGAGTTCGGACGAGGGCACCCAGGCGACCAGATCGTCGAAGGGCCCGCCCGGCGCCGCCGCATCGGCCGTCGGCGCCCGCTGCACGAAGGACGTGGTCGCGGTGCGGTTGGTGTTCTCGTCGATGTGGCTGGCGGGCGGATTGGCCAGCGCCGCGCCGCTCCCGGTGCGCGCGCCCAGGCCGTTGGGACCATGCGACAGGATCACCGCCGGCAGCGCCGTCGCGACCGGCACCAACGCCCCGCCCGCATCGCGGGTCCGCACCTGCATGTCGCCGGCGCTGGTCAGGGTCAGGCTGCAACCGCTGGCGAAGGCCGGATCGACCACGTAGCGATAGCGATGCTGCCAGGCATCCAGCCGGCCCAGCCCCAGCGTCTGCCAGGGCAGGAATCCGGCCCGGGTGGCCGAGCTGCAGCTGGCCGCGGCCACCCCGCTGGTGGCGCTGGTGCTCGGACAGGGCAGGCAGCCATTGAGCACCGCATGGCCCATCAGTGCCTCGCGAATCTCGCCCAGGCGACCGCTGTCGTCGGCGGCGCGTTCCAGCGCGGGACGTCCCTTGTTGAGCGCGGTCAACAGAAAATAGGCACTGCCGGTGACCAGCAGCAGGGCAAAGACGATCAGGGCCGCGCCCCCTTGTGCTCGATGCGGGTTCATCCGGTATCCCCGCTTGCCGCCTTCGGCGCTACGCTGTCCGGTGCTTCCGGTGCGGGTTGGTAACCCTCGCGGACCTCGCCGGTGATCCGGTCCAGCACCTGGCCGGGCTTCAGGTCGCGGCGGGTGCCCTTCGCATCCAGTTCCAGTCGCACCCACCCGTCACGGAACAGGCTGACATCGCTGCCCGGCGCGTCCGGCGCCACCCCGGCCCCGTTGATCCATACCCGCCGCCGGCCGTCGCTGCTCATCATGATGCCGTCCACCCGCAACCGGTCGACCACTGCCACCGGTGTCTCCACCGGCACCCGGCCCTGGCGCCGGGCCTCGATGCGCCCGCGCTGTTCCGGCGTGGTAAACAGCCGGCCCAGGTCGTCGCCCGCCTGCACCGGCATCAGCGCCGGCAGACCGGCCGCCAGCAGCAAACTGCGGATCAGGCGGCTCACAGCAGCATCTCCTCGTCCTCGGCCGACGCCGGCGGCGTATCCAGGCTATACCAGTCGAGCAGGCACTCGGCCGTGAGATTGGGTCCGTCGACACGCACCTCGCCCGTGTCGTTGACCCGATTCAGGCGACAGCGACTGACCTCGAAGAAGCCCTGCCCACGGACCGCGAGCAGATCGAGGAAATCGACCAGATCGCCCTCGTGGGCGAGATCCATGCGCAACTGCATGCGGGTCACGTAGAGGGCCAGACCATTGCCGGGCAGGCTGGCACGCGCCGAAGGCATGCGTGCCGAGACCTGGAACTTCAGCCCCAGCACCCCGGCACGATCCCCTGCCTCGCGCACGGCCTCGATCCAGACCAGCCGGCGCTCGGGGCCGATGAAGCCTTCTGCCCGCAGGCGGCGGAAGGCCGCGCCGTGATCGGCAATGATGCGAATCGCCTCGCGGGTCTCGCGCGCCTCGTCCTGCAAGGTCGCCAGCAGTTCCTCGGCGTCGCGGGCGGCCTGCGCCATCTGGCTGCGCCAGGCGAGACTCCCGAGCGCAACCACCAGCGCCAGCCCCAGCAGCCCCAGGCTGAGCAGCCAGCGGGCGGAAAGCCTTCGCCAGTCCGGAATCCCGAATTTCATCCCTGCCCCTCCAGGACCAGCCTGACCGCGAAGCGCGCACGCCGCACCACCTCCTCACCACTCAGACTGCCGGCGACACGCGCATCGGAAGCCGTGTTGAGCGGCAACTGGTCGGCAGCCGCACGGAACACGCCCAGACGGTGACGCAGATCCTCGACCAGTGCCTGCACCCGCTGATGGGCGCGGGTGAAGTTGCCGTCGAAGGGCACCACCTCGCCCTCGAGCCGGCTGATGGCGTAGCGCCGGCGCTCGCCCGGCTCGGCCTCGATGGGCTCGCCGTCCGGCCCCAGCTCCGGCATCGCCTCCTGCAGGGTCTCGTCGGCGGCACCCGGCTCCCGCGCGTCGGGGTTCTCGCTGACGAACCAGTCCAGCGCCCGCGGCGCCAGTCCACCGTGCGCCATCAGTCGCTGTCCCAGCGTGGCCAGGGCACGATGCGGGTCCCGTCGCTCCTGTTGCAGGCGCTGGGCCAGGGCCACCGCCGCCTGCATCAGGTGCGGATCGAATTCGGTCTCCGGGAGCGCGGCGCGCACCGTCTCCAGATGCTGCTCCGCCAGCGCGATGCGCTGTTCCGTCGCCGCGCGTTCTGCCTGCAGGGCCAGGCCGTCGAACAGGTTGAGGCCGGCCCAGAACACCGCAGCCACCAGCGCCGTGGCCGCCACCGCCGGCGCGGCGCGCTCGGCGCGATGCCGCCACCGCCGCTTCCGGTCCTCGACGAGCGTGTAGTGGTCGGCCCGGGGGCGGCTGGCGAGCAGCGCCGCGAACAGGCCGTCCGCGCAGGCATCCAGCGGCTGGCCGCGATAGCCGATGCGGGCGGCGGCCTCGTTCATGTCCAGGAACTCGTAGTGATCGAGCCCGCGTTCCTGCCCCATGGCCTGCAGCGCGGCGAGGCGTTCCCCCGCGCTCGGCATGGCTGTCTCCAGGGTGCGGTCGCGTGCCAGCAGATGCAGGTTGGAGAGATAGCGCTTGGTCTTGCCAATCTCGGCGTGCACGAAATCGGCATAGGCCTCGGGCGTCAGCCCGGATGGCACCGGCGTCAGGCGGCTGAAGCGCAGCCGGCCACCGACCACGAACGACTGTCGCAGGCCGCTGTCGCAGCCCTCGCTGACCACCAGCAGCTCGGCCTTGCGGTCGCGCAGCCGGGTCACCAGAGACGGCGTCAGCAACGCCACCGAACAGAGCCCGGCCACCGGCACCTGGCGCTGGCGCAGGGGCTCGAGCCAGACGTCGATGACTTCGGGATTGGTCAGGGCACTGAACAGCACCTCGTCGCGCCTGCGGTCATCGGCCTTGCGGCCCAGTACCTCGGCGCGCCGGTAGGGCGTGCTGCGAAACAGCCGCGCGCCATGCCGCGCCAGCAGGGCCTGGCGATCGCGGCCGCTGGCATGCGCCACCGGCTCGATGCGGAAGTCCTCCTCGACCAGATCGGTGAACACCTGGGTATCCAGCGCACCGACACCGTCGAGATAGTCGGCAAACCCCGCCTGCCCCGCCGCGTCGGCCGGGAAGAAGCCCGCCATGTCCAGGCGTCCCCGGTCCAGGTGCCAGACCCGCAGGCCGGCGGCGGTAATGAGCAGGATCTGCCGCATCAGGTGATCCTCGTCAGGATGTCATAGATGGGCCCGAGCACCGACATCATCACCCAGCCCAGCAGCAGGCCCAGGATCACCGTCATGGTGGGCTCGATCAGGGTCTGCACCCGCTCGATGGATTCGCGCACGTCGCGGGTATAGAAATAGGCCACATTGTTGAGGGCGTGATCCAGCGCGCCCGTGTTCTCGCCCACCCGCAGCATGCGCAGCACCAGCGGCGGGAACAGGGCCGTGTTCTCGAACGCCGCCGTGAGACCGACGCCCTCGCCGATCTGGCGCTGCACGCGCGCCAGCGCCTCCTCGATGACCTTGTTGTCGACCAGTTCCCCGGTGATGCGCAGGCCATCCAGCACGGTGATACCGGCGCCGTACATGAGCGCGAAGTTGGATGCGAAGCGCGCCAGCAGGATCTTGCGCAGGATGGGTCCCAGCGGCCACAGGGACAGCTTCAGTCGATCGACCTCGTAACGGATGCGCGGACTGGTGCGCGCGCCCAGCCGCAGCCCGAAGAACAGCGCCGGCGGCGCCGCCAGCACCAGGTACCAGTAGTCGGTGAGAAAGCCGGACAGTGCGATCAGCGCCCGGGTATGCAGCGGCAGCTCGCCGCCCATGCTGGCGATGAAGCTGGTCAGCTGCGGCACCAGGTAGATCATCATGAAGAAGAAGACAGCGATCACCACCAGGCCCACGAAGGCCGGGTACATGACAATCTTCCTGGCCTGCGCCGCCAGCTCGTCCTGCCATTTCAGCGACTCGGTCAGCTCGCGCAGCACATCGGGCAGCAGGCCGCTGGCCTCGCCGGCCCGGATCAGGCTGACGAACACGCGGCTGAAGATGGCCGGAAAGCGTTCCAGCGCCTCGGACAGGGTCTTGCCGCCCTCGATGTCCTCGATCAGGGTGGAAATGACCTCGCGGAAGCGCGGATTGGATACGCTGTCGCGCAGGTCGCCCAGACCCTCGAGAATGGGCACGCCGGCGCGGGTGAGCTGCTCCAGGTGGAAGGTGAAGGTGATCAGTTCCTGGCGTCCGACCCGGCCGCGGCCGAGCGACAAGCCGCCGCGCCGCGCCGGCCGCGCGCGGATCATCTCCAGCCCCATGCGGGCGAGCCGCATTTCCAGATCGGCGTCGTTGGCCGCCTCGATGCGGCCGAGCACGATCTTGCCGTCGTCGTTGATCGCCTTGTAGTCGAATGCGGTCATGTCGGTGTCACAGGCGGTCGGTCAGGTCCACCACGCGCGAGATCTCGTCCAGGGTCGTGGATCCGTCCAGCACGCGGCGCACGGCATCCTTGACAATGGGCTGGAAGCCCTTGTCCAGCGCCATGTCCAGCAGCTCGCGGCGCGTTGCCCGCCGAGCCACCAGTTCGTCCAGGTCGGCATCCATCTTCAACAGTTCCATCACCGCGATGCGGCCGCGATAGCCAGTGTGGTGACAGCGCTCGCAGCCGCGGGCCCGGGCGACCTGTACCGGCGTGTCGGCCTCCACCCGCAGCAAGCGACGCTCCAGTTCATTGGGTTCGACCTGCTCACGGCAGTCCGGACAGACGCGCCGTACCAGCCGCTGCGCCACCACGCCGATGATGTTGCCGGCGAGGATGTCCGGCACGATGCCCAGGTCGAGCAGGCGCGGGATGGCGCCGATGGCGGAGTTGGTGTGCAGGGTGGAGTACACCTGATGGCCGGTCATGGCGGCGCGCACGGCCATGTCGGCGGTGTCCTCGTCGCGGATCTCGCCGACCAGAATGATGTCCGGGTCCTGGCGCAGCATGGAGCGGATGCCGGCGGCGAAGTCCATCTTGGCGGCCTCGTTGACCGAGGTCTGCCGGATCAGCTGCATCGGATATTCGACCGGATCCTCCAGGGTCATGATGTTGACCGACTCGCTGTTGACGTAGTTGAGCATCGAATACAGCGTCGTGGTCTTGCCGCTGCCGGTGGGGCCGGTCACCAGGATGATGCCCTCCGGCCGCGCCATCATCACCTTGAGCATGGCCAGCGAATCGTCGGGCAGGCCGAGATCGTCCAGCGCCACGATACCCTTGCTGCGGTCGAGGATGCGCAGCACGATGTTCTCGCCCCAGGTTGTCGGCTGCACCGACACGCGGAAGTCCACCGGCCGCCCGAACAGGGTCAGGGAGATGCGGCCGTCCTGCGGCGCTCGGGTCTCGGCGATGTTCATGCCCGACATCACCTTCAGCCGCACGGCGATCCCCGACCAGTAGTTCTTGTGGAGCGAGCGGACCTGGCGCAGCACGCCGTCGATGCGGTAACGCACCCGCAGGAAGCCCTGCTCGGGCTCGAAGTGGACGTCCGAGGCACCGGCCTTGACCGCATCGGACAGCATGGCATCGACCAGCCGCACCAGCGGCTGGCTGTATTCCTCCGCCTCGCCGGCGAAGCTGTCGTAGTCGATCTGGCCGGTCTCGATCTCGTGCAGGATGCCGTCCACCGACAGCTCGTAACCGTAGAACTGGTCGATGGCGTTCTCGATCTCGGTCTGCGCCGCCAGCAGCGGATGGATGTCGACCTGGCCGCCCAGCACCGCGCGCAACTGGTCGATGGCCACCACGTTGGTGGTGTCGGCCATGGCCACCGTGAGCAGGCCACGCGCATGGTCCAGCGAAATGGG is a genomic window of Thiohalobacter sp. containing:
- a CDS encoding cupin domain-containing protein, encoding MRHVPAGSTRRQPVSHDPGLLKSVWLGAGEVAGLTQLARTRLPAGTVTRAHAHTDMTELFILLEGRLQACIDGRELTLAAGDCLVVAPGESHRLHNPGPGEADLIHFGLAPSTPGTRADPGL
- a CDS encoding TusE/DsrC/DsvC family sulfur relay protein; this translates as MNTSWTSTTERPAMRDPGDPLAALDPWSEDLARERAHALGIELTETHLHILHALRENFRAHPDAHAREVLECMECIAAPDGNKRHLYALFPGGPVRQACELAGLPVPPGASDPSFGNVM
- a CDS encoding prepilin-type N-terminal cleavage/methylation domain-containing protein; this encodes MKHRQSGFTLVEIAIVLVIIGLLLGGVLKGQEMIANAKYKSLRSEVQSYAAAFYSFQDRYRALPGDFDQASVKLDAAAPNGNGGGTINGGYCNAAGDESCMVWQHLRYAGLIPGDPTDTGGDANPNHPYGGPYSGIYSGSNGGRSGIWLIVQNLSTEAAQRLDEDIDDGVANTGSVFCANCGGATYPANRTNLQIRVLF
- a CDS encoding type II secretion system protein, giving the protein MRDMQRGFSLVELAVVLVIIGLLLGGMLMPLASQMERERREETQATLETIREALIGYALINRRLPCPDSNGDGLDNDACPSAANRMRVGALPHASLGVSATDAWGNPWRYAVNGAFTTTFTLATAGSGNGRIQATDAANCGGTLYGDNVPALVRSDGKTRNAGALEQENRDSDRCFVASDYQPAFDDLVVWVPATTLFSRMVAGGQLP
- a CDS encoding type II secretion system F family protein translates to MTAFDYKAINDDGKIVLGRIEAANDADLEMRLARMGLEMIRARPARRGGLSLGRGRVGRQELITFTFHLEQLTRAGVPILEGLGDLRDSVSNPRFREVISTLIEDIEGGKTLSEALERFPAIFSRVFVSLIRAGEASGLLPDVLRELTESLKWQDELAAQARKIVMYPAFVGLVVIAVFFFMMIYLVPQLTSFIASMGGELPLHTRALIALSGFLTDYWYLVLAAPPALFFGLRLGARTSPRIRYEVDRLKLSLWPLGPILRKILLARFASNFALMYGAGITVLDGLRITGELVDNKVIEEALARVQRQIGEGVGLTAAFENTALFPPLVLRMLRVGENTGALDHALNNVAYFYTRDVRESIERVQTLIEPTMTVILGLLLGWVMMSVLGPIYDILTRIT
- a CDS encoding GspE/PulE family protein → MSAVPQKPPRRIGDILIEKGVLSPDQLRIALTEQKKRGEQLGRIIVSLGFATEAIVRDALSEALGQESVDLNKVVVDSDALALIPKDVARRYRALPISLDHARGLLTVAMADTTNVVAIDQLRAVLGGQVDIHPLLAAQTEIENAIDQFYGYELSVDGILHEIETGQIDYDSFAGEAEEYSQPLVRLVDAMLSDAVKAGASDVHFEPEQGFLRVRYRIDGVLRQVRSLHKNYWSGIAVRLKVMSGMNIAETRAPQDGRISLTLFGRPVDFRVSVQPTTWGENIVLRILDRSKGIVALDDLGLPDDSLAMLKVMMARPEGIILVTGPTGSGKTTTLYSMLNYVNSESVNIMTLEDPVEYPMQLIRQTSVNEAAKMDFAAGIRSMLRQDPDIILVGEIRDEDTADMAVRAAMTGHQVYSTLHTNSAIGAIPRLLDLGIVPDILAGNIIGVVAQRLVRRVCPDCREQVEPNELERRLLRVEADTPVQVARARGCERCHHTGYRGRIAVMELLKMDADLDELVARRATRRELLDMALDKGFQPIVKDAVRRVLDGSTTLDEISRVVDLTDRL